The Chromatiales bacterium genome includes a region encoding these proteins:
- the ppa gene encoding inorganic diphosphatase, whose protein sequence is MILDNISPGKKIPEEVNVIIEIPSHGAPVKYEFDKDSGALVVDRFMMAPMFYPANYGFVPHTLSDDGDPVDVLVVTPLPLMSGVVIAARPVGMLKMTDESGMDAKIVAVPSSKLHTQYDNVKDVHDLPKELIAQITHFFEHYKKLEPNKWVKIEEWTGVEDAHKEILDSIKRYEESK, encoded by the coding sequence ATGATTCTGGACAACATCAGCCCGGGCAAGAAGATCCCGGAAGAAGTCAACGTCATCATCGAGATCCCCTCCCACGGGGCCCCGGTCAAATACGAGTTCGACAAGGACAGCGGCGCGCTGGTGGTGGATCGTTTCATGATGGCCCCGATGTTCTACCCGGCCAACTACGGCTTCGTGCCGCACACCCTCTCCGACGACGGCGACCCGGTGGACGTGCTGGTGGTGACCCCCCTGCCGCTGATGAGCGGTGTGGTGATCGCGGCCCGCCCGGTGGGCATGCTGAAGATGACCGACGAGTCCGGCATGGACGCGAAGATCGTTGCCGTGCCCTCCAGCAAGCTGCACACCCAGTACGACAACGTGAAGGACGTGCACGACCTGCCCAAGGAACTGATCGCGCAGATCACCCACTTCTTCGAACACTACAAGAAGCTCGAGCCCAACAAGTGGGTGAAGATCGAGGAATGGACCGGCGTGGAAGATGCACACAAGGAGATCCTGGACAGCATCAAGCGCTACGAAGAGAGCAAGTGA
- the mrdA gene encoding penicillin-binding protein 2 has translation MANLHAIKDLHHEQRLFGTRVIVAGVIVCLLLSLVVGRLVHLQIASYKYFTTQSQNNRVRLVAVPPPRGLIYDRHGVILAENMPAYQLEITPEQVDDMDATLAGLSSVLSLPQGDIERFSQALRRKRPFERVPLRFNLSDEEVARFAVNRHRFPGVDINARLMRHYPLGGTAVHALGYVGRIDEGDLQRVDADNYNGTSHIGKLGIERQYEELLHGKVGFQQEEVNAQGRTLAVLERQAPQPGKDIVLSLDAGLQRLAERELAGYNGAAVAMDPRTGEVLALASMPTYDPNLFVNGISHRDYAELNTGRTRPLFNRALKGQYPPGSTIKPLVALAALEHQLTWAGKQMYAGPYYMLPNDERRYRDWKKEGHGLIDMGDAITQSSDVYFYDLAFKLGIDRIHPFLAQFGLGRPTGIDVPGEADGLLPSREWKRQVRRMPWFPGETLIVGIGQGYMLATPLQMAEFTSVLAMRGQHMRPHLLRTIIDPASGEQTRLEPEAHEPVALRDARLWQQVIGPMEDVMHRRNGTAYWTAGHDAPYRIAGKTGTSQVFGLGADEEYEEENIALHLRDHSLFVGFAPADEPRIAVAVIAENGGSGSRVAAPIARRLMDFYLLRDPGDEAEALAHAR, from the coding sequence ATGGCGAACCTGCATGCCATCAAGGACCTGCACCACGAACAGCGCCTGTTCGGGACGAGGGTCATCGTCGCCGGCGTCATCGTCTGTCTGTTGCTGTCGCTGGTAGTGGGCCGCCTGGTCCATCTGCAGATCGCCAGCTACAAGTATTTCACCACCCAGTCACAGAACAACCGCGTACGCCTGGTGGCGGTGCCGCCGCCGCGTGGTCTCATCTATGACCGTCACGGTGTGATCCTGGCCGAGAACATGCCGGCCTACCAGCTCGAGATCACGCCGGAGCAGGTCGATGACATGGACGCCACCCTGGCGGGTCTGTCCAGCGTGCTGTCCCTGCCCCAGGGCGACATCGAGCGCTTCAGTCAGGCCCTGCGACGCAAGCGCCCCTTCGAACGCGTGCCCCTGCGCTTCAACCTCAGTGACGAGGAGGTGGCGCGTTTCGCCGTCAACCGGCACCGCTTCCCCGGTGTGGATATCAATGCCCGCCTGATGCGGCACTACCCGCTCGGCGGCACGGCCGTGCATGCCCTGGGCTACGTGGGCCGTATCGACGAGGGCGACCTGCAGCGTGTCGATGCCGACAACTACAACGGCACCAGCCACATCGGCAAGCTGGGCATCGAACGGCAGTACGAGGAGCTGCTGCACGGCAAGGTCGGTTTCCAGCAGGAGGAGGTGAATGCCCAGGGGCGTACGCTCGCCGTTCTGGAGCGCCAGGCCCCGCAGCCGGGCAAGGATATCGTCCTCTCGCTGGACGCCGGCCTGCAGCGCCTGGCCGAACGGGAGCTGGCCGGCTACAACGGGGCCGCCGTGGCGATGGACCCGCGTACCGGCGAGGTGCTCGCCCTGGCCAGCATGCCGACCTACGACCCCAACCTGTTCGTCAACGGCATCTCCCACAGGGACTACGCCGAGCTCAATACCGGCCGCACCCGCCCGCTTTTCAACCGCGCCCTCAAGGGCCAGTACCCGCCCGGTTCCACCATCAAGCCGCTCGTCGCCCTGGCGGCGCTGGAACACCAGCTCACCTGGGCCGGCAAACAGATGTACGCCGGGCCCTATTACATGCTGCCCAACGACGAGCGCCGCTATCGCGACTGGAAGAAGGAGGGGCATGGCCTGATCGACATGGGCGATGCCATCACCCAGTCCAGTGACGTGTACTTCTACGACCTGGCCTTCAAGCTCGGCATCGACCGCATCCATCCCTTCCTGGCGCAGTTCGGTCTGGGCCGGCCCACCGGCATCGACGTGCCGGGCGAGGCGGATGGCCTGCTGCCGTCGCGCGAGTGGAAGCGCCAGGTCAGGCGCATGCCCTGGTTCCCGGGCGAGACGCTGATCGTGGGCATCGGCCAGGGCTATATGCTGGCCACGCCCCTGCAGATGGCCGAGTTCACCAGCGTGCTCGCCATGCGCGGGCAGCACATGCGCCCGCACCTGCTCAGGACGATCATCGACCCGGCCAGCGGCGAGCAGACACGGCTCGAGCCCGAGGCCCACGAGCCGGTGGCCTTGCGCGATGCGCGTCTCTGGCAGCAGGTGATCGGTCCCATGGAGGACGTCATGCACCGGCGCAACGGCACTGCCTACTGGACCGCCGGTCACGACGCGCCCTATCGCATCGCCGGCAAGACCGGTACCTCGCAGGTCTTCGGCCTCGGGGCGGACGAGGAATACGAAGAGGAGAACATCGCCCTGCACCTGCGCGACCATTCGCTGTTCGTGGGCTTCGCGCCGGCGGACGAGCCGCGCATCGCCGTGGCCGTGATCGCCGAGAACGGCGGCAGCGGCAGCCGGGTGGCCGCGCCCATTGCCCGGCGCCTGATGGATTTCTATCTGCTGCGCGATCCTGGCGACGAAGCGGAGGCCCTCGCCCATGCTCGCTGA
- the rodA gene encoding rod shape-determining protein RodA gives MLADDRHDQSALAALLRGLHLDPPLLIGLFTLAAIGLVVLFSAGGEDPSLLVRQLIRLGLALGVLLLFAQVSMPVLSRWTPWIYAAGVGLLIAVLVMGEMGKGAQRWLDLGLFRFQPSEMMKLAVPMMVAWYFADRPLPPRFLEVVLAGVLVAVPMLLIARQPDLGTALLVGAAGFFAIYLAGIRWRLLLGLGAAAVAALPVLWHFMHDYQRRRVLTFLNPESDPLGSGYHIIQSKIAIGSGGFYGKGWLNGTQSQLEFLPERHTDFIFAVYGEEFGFLGAITLLIIYLSLILRGLYIAVNAQDTYSRLLAGSLSLTFFVYLFVNTGMVTGLLPVVGVPLPLVSYGGTSMVTLMAAFGMLMSINSHRRLLPH, from the coding sequence ATGCTCGCTGATGATCGCCACGACCAGTCTGCCCTGGCCGCCCTGCTGCGCGGCCTGCATCTCGACCCGCCGCTGCTGATCGGCCTGTTCACGCTGGCCGCGATCGGTCTGGTGGTACTTTTTAGTGCGGGTGGGGAAGACCCGTCGCTGCTGGTAAGGCAGCTGATCCGCCTGGGGTTGGCCCTCGGCGTGCTGCTGCTGTTCGCCCAGGTCTCCATGCCCGTACTCTCGCGCTGGACGCCCTGGATCTACGCTGCTGGCGTCGGCCTCCTGATTGCGGTGCTGGTGATGGGCGAGATGGGCAAGGGGGCGCAGCGCTGGCTGGATCTCGGGCTGTTTCGCTTCCAGCCCTCCGAGATGATGAAGCTCGCCGTGCCCATGATGGTGGCCTGGTACTTCGCCGACCGCCCCCTGCCGCCGCGCTTCCTCGAGGTGGTGCTGGCCGGGGTGCTGGTGGCCGTACCCATGCTGCTCATCGCGCGCCAGCCCGATCTGGGCACCGCCCTGCTGGTGGGGGCGGCCGGCTTCTTCGCCATCTATCTCGCGGGTATTCGCTGGCGCCTGCTGCTGGGCCTGGGTGCAGCAGCCGTGGCGGCCCTGCCGGTGCTCTGGCACTTCATGCACGACTACCAGCGTCGGCGCGTGCTCACCTTCCTCAACCCCGAGAGCGACCCGCTGGGTTCGGGCTATCACATCATCCAGTCCAAGATCGCGATCGGTTCGGGGGGGTTCTACGGCAAGGGCTGGCTCAATGGCACCCAGTCGCAGCTCGAGTTCCTGCCTGAGCGCCACACCGACTTCATCTTTGCCGTTTATGGCGAGGAGTTCGGTTTCCTCGGCGCCATCACCCTGCTCATCATCTACCTGAGCCTGATCCTGCGCGGCCTGTACATCGCCGTGAACGCGCAGGACACCTATTCGCGCCTGCTGGCGGGGAGTCTTTCGCTCACTTTCTTTGTCTACCTGTTCGTGAACACGGGCATGGTGACCGGGCTGCTGCCGGTTGTCGGCGTACCCCTGCCACTGGTGAGCTATGGCGGGACCTCCATGGTGACCCTCATGGCGGCATTCGGTATGCTCATGTCCATCAACTCGCACCGACGACTGCTGCCGCACTGA
- the mltB gene encoding lytic murein transglycosylase B, with the protein MTRILPAIFTILALSLPAGSPASAATDGDYLQRDDVRAFIDEMVERHDFRRGDLQALFAGVKQQTRVLEVIQRPAEGKPWYQYRPIFLNPARIRQGAEFWAEHRALLEKAEATYGVPPEYIVAIIGVETFYGRHTGGFPVLDTLATLGFDYPPRARFFRSELEHFLLLTREEGLNPHGLEGSYAGAMGKSQFISSSYRNYAVDFDGDGIRDLWGSPADAIGSVANYFKRHGWQAGEPVTLPARVEEAVAAPFAEQGMKPSFTLAELTAAGVEPLRPLAYDDSVALIALEGEEFPEYWLGLGNFYVITRYNHSPLYAMAVHQLAQEIRRAYQRQGTAR; encoded by the coding sequence ATGACACGCATCCTGCCCGCTATCTTCACCATCCTGGCCCTGTCACTGCCGGCCGGGTCGCCGGCATCGGCCGCCACGGATGGCGACTATCTGCAGCGCGACGATGTGCGTGCCTTCATCGACGAGATGGTGGAGCGCCATGACTTCCGGCGCGGCGACCTGCAGGCCCTGTTTGCCGGGGTGAAGCAGCAGACCCGGGTGCTGGAAGTGATCCAGCGGCCCGCCGAGGGCAAGCCCTGGTATCAGTACCGGCCGATCTTCCTCAACCCGGCGCGTATTCGCCAGGGCGCCGAGTTCTGGGCCGAACACCGGGCGCTGCTGGAGAAGGCCGAGGCCACCTATGGCGTGCCTCCCGAGTACATCGTCGCCATCATCGGCGTGGAGACCTTCTACGGCCGGCATACCGGCGGCTTCCCCGTGCTGGACACGCTCGCCACCCTGGGCTTCGACTACCCGCCGCGTGCGCGATTCTTCCGCAGCGAGCTGGAACACTTCCTGTTGCTCACCCGCGAGGAGGGATTGAATCCGCACGGCCTGGAGGGTTCCTATGCCGGGGCCATGGGCAAGAGCCAGTTCATCTCGTCGAGCTACCGCAACTACGCGGTGGATTTCGACGGTGACGGCATCCGCGACCTGTGGGGCAGCCCGGCGGACGCCATCGGTTCGGTGGCCAACTATTTCAAGCGACATGGCTGGCAGGCCGGCGAGCCGGTCACCCTGCCGGCCAGGGTCGAGGAGGCGGTGGCCGCGCCCTTTGCCGAACAGGGCATGAAGCCGAGCTTCACCCTGGCCGAGCTCACGGCCGCCGGGGTGGAGCCGTTGCGGCCGCTGGCCTATGACGACAGCGTCGCGCTCATCGCCCTGGAGGGTGAGGAATTTCCGGAGTACTGGCTGGGCCTGGGCAATTTCTACGTCATCACCCGCTACAACCACAGTCCGCTCTACGCCATGGCCGTGCATCAGCTGGCGCAGGAGATCCGCCGTGCCTACCAGCGGCAGGGGACGGCACGATGA
- a CDS encoding septal ring lytic transglycosylase RlpA family protein — protein MSARLARWLGLGLLVTLLAGCGGGGSVRGGSDGPGGRIDASRIPDAVPRVEPRSRYGNPASYQVFGRTYHVMDSAAGHTERGIASWYGSKFHGRRTSSGEIYDMYAMTAAHKSLPLPTYVRVTNLRNGRSVIVKVNDRGPFHDNRIIDLSYAAAAKLDILKEGTGLVEVTAIDPRRPEPARPQLVSAPAAGNADMYIQVGAFASRQNAESFRAQLNSHALGQVTIQEGREADGVLYRVRIGPLAGVDDADRAAAGLERLGLDNFRIVID, from the coding sequence ATGAGTGCCAGACTCGCCCGCTGGCTGGGCCTGGGGCTGCTCGTCACTCTGCTCGCCGGTTGTGGCGGGGGTGGCAGCGTGCGGGGCGGCAGCGACGGCCCGGGCGGACGTATCGATGCCAGTCGCATCCCGGACGCCGTGCCGCGGGTGGAGCCGCGCAGTCGCTACGGCAATCCCGCCTCCTACCAGGTCTTCGGCCGCACCTACCATGTCATGGACAGCGCGGCCGGCCATACCGAGCGGGGCATCGCCTCCTGGTATGGCAGCAAGTTTCACGGCCGGCGTACCTCCAGCGGCGAGATCTACGACATGTACGCCATGACCGCCGCGCACAAGTCCCTGCCGCTGCCCACCTACGTACGGGTGACCAACCTGCGCAACGGGCGCAGCGTCATCGTCAAGGTCAACGACCGCGGCCCCTTTCACGACAACCGCATCATCGATCTCTCCTATGCCGCTGCCGCCAAGCTCGACATCCTCAAGGAAGGGACGGGCCTGGTGGAGGTGACGGCGATCGACCCGCGGCGTCCGGAGCCCGCCCGCCCGCAGCTTGTATCCGCCCCGGCAGCCGGCAATGCCGACATGTACATCCAGGTCGGGGCCTTCGCCTCCCGCCAGAATGCCGAGTCCTTTCGCGCGCAGCTGAACTCCCATGCCCTCGGGCAGGTCACTATCCAGGAAGGCCGCGAGGCCGATGGCGTGCTGTACCGGGTGCGTATCGGGCCGCTGGCCGGTGTGGATGACGCGGACCGCGCCGCCGCCGGACTGGAGCGCCTGGGGCTGGACAACTTCCGTATCGTGATCGACTAG
- a CDS encoding D-alanyl-D-alanine carboxypeptidase: MPVTLLHKILFASLLLLVSMSVSAAPAIIPAPPSVPATSYLLIDFHSGKTLAEKDADMRVEPASITKLMSGYVLYRALASGSIALDDEVLVSEKAWRTYGSRMFIEVNHRVKLSDLLRGMVVQSGNDATVALAEHLAGSESGFVAMMNAEAQRLGMTGTQFANATGMPHADHYTTAHDIATLMRAVITEFPEHYALYKEREFTYNGIKQYNRNKLLWRDPSVDGGKTGHTESAGYCLVASAERDGMRLISVVLGTDSEDARARHSQALLNYGYRFFETHRLYGAGEALTEARVWKGAEELVGLGLDDDLYVTIPRGQYGKLDAVMELTPNVEAPIARGTALGDVNVSLDGEVIHTQPLVALEDVNQGGFFRRTTDAVIRWFD; the protein is encoded by the coding sequence ATGCCTGTGACCCTATTGCACAAGATCCTGTTCGCGAGCCTGTTGCTGCTCGTCAGTATGAGCGTCTCGGCCGCGCCGGCCATCATCCCCGCGCCGCCCAGCGTGCCCGCCACCAGCTACCTGCTGATCGACTTCCACAGCGGCAAGACGCTGGCGGAGAAGGACGCCGACATGCGGGTGGAGCCGGCCAGCATCACCAAGCTGATGAGCGGCTACGTGCTCTACCGCGCCCTGGCCAGCGGCAGCATCGCGCTGGACGACGAGGTGCTGGTCAGCGAGAAGGCCTGGCGCACCTACGGCTCGCGCATGTTCATCGAGGTCAATCATCGCGTGAAACTGAGCGACCTGCTGCGCGGCATGGTCGTCCAGTCCGGCAACGACGCCACAGTGGCCCTGGCCGAACACCTGGCCGGCTCCGAGAGCGGCTTCGTCGCCATGATGAACGCCGAGGCCCAGCGCCTGGGCATGACCGGCACCCAGTTTGCCAATGCCACCGGCATGCCGCATGCGGACCACTACACCACGGCCCACGACATCGCCACGCTGATGCGCGCCGTGATCACCGAGTTCCCCGAGCACTACGCGCTCTACAAGGAGCGTGAGTTCACCTACAACGGCATCAAGCAGTACAACCGCAACAAGCTGCTGTGGCGCGACCCGAGCGTGGACGGCGGCAAGACCGGCCACACCGAGTCGGCCGGCTACTGCCTGGTCGCCTCCGCCGAACGTGACGGCATGCGCCTGATCTCCGTGGTGCTGGGCACCGACAGCGAGGATGCCCGCGCCCGTCATAGCCAGGCCCTGCTCAACTACGGCTACCGCTTCTTCGAGACCCATCGCCTGTACGGTGCCGGCGAGGCCCTCACCGAGGCGCGCGTCTGGAAGGGGGCCGAGGAGCTGGTCGGCCTGGGCCTGGACGACGACCTCTATGTCACCATCCCCCGTGGACAGTACGGCAAGCTCGATGCGGTGATGGAGCTCACGCCCAATGTCGAGGCCCCGATTGCCCGGGGTACGGCGCTGGGCGACGTCAACGTGAGCCTGGACGGCGAAGTGATCCATACCCAGCCGCTGGTGGCCCTGGAGGACGTCAATCAGGGGGGCTTCTTCCGCCGTACCACCGATGCCGTGATCCGCTGGTTCGACTGA
- a CDS encoding D-amino acid aminotransferase, protein MIVYLNGEFGPLETARVSVLDRGFLFGDGVYEVIPAYGGRLFRCDHHLERLERSLREIRIPNPHTREEWCAIFSRLIEAGEGEDQSVYLQVTRGVAKRDHAFPDHVVPTVFAMANPIVTLGREVLEKGIDAVTRPDIRWARCDIKAVTLLANVLMRQEAKEEGAMEAILLREGLATEGAASNLFIVRDGTLITPPKGPRLLPGITRDLVLEIAGTHGLPYREADIPETELRLADEVWMTSSTKEVVPVTRLDGQPVGDGLPGPVWQRMYGLYQDYKAELRAGTVAG, encoded by the coding sequence GTGATCGTCTACCTCAACGGCGAGTTTGGCCCGCTGGAAACGGCCAGAGTCTCGGTGCTGGATCGCGGCTTCCTGTTCGGCGACGGTGTCTACGAGGTGATCCCGGCCTACGGCGGGCGCCTGTTCCGCTGTGACCATCACCTGGAGCGCCTGGAGCGCAGCCTGCGCGAGATCCGCATCCCCAATCCGCATACCCGCGAGGAGTGGTGCGCCATCTTCAGCCGCCTGATCGAGGCGGGCGAGGGCGAGGACCAGTCGGTGTACCTGCAGGTCACGCGCGGCGTGGCCAAGCGCGACCATGCCTTCCCGGATCATGTCGTCCCCACCGTCTTCGCCATGGCCAATCCCATCGTCACGCTGGGACGCGAGGTGCTGGAAAAGGGTATCGATGCCGTCACCCGGCCCGATATCCGCTGGGCGCGTTGTGACATCAAGGCCGTCACCCTGCTGGCCAACGTGCTCATGCGCCAGGAGGCCAAGGAGGAAGGCGCCATGGAGGCCATCCTCCTGCGCGAGGGCCTGGCCACCGAGGGTGCGGCCAGCAACCTCTTCATCGTGCGCGACGGCACCCTCATCACCCCGCCCAAGGGACCGCGCCTGCTGCCCGGCATCACCCGGGACCTGGTGCTGGAGATCGCCGGGACGCATGGCCTGCCCTACCGCGAGGCCGACATCCCGGAGACCGAGCTGCGCCTGGCCGACGAGGTCTGGATGACCAGCTCCACCAAGGAGGTGGTGCCGGTCACCCGTCTCGATGGCCAGCCCGTGGGCGACGGGCTGCCCGGTCCGGTGTGGCAGCGGATGTATGGGCTCTACCAGGACTACAAGGCCGAGCTGCGGGCAGGCACTGTCGCTGGTTGA
- a CDS encoding DUF493 domain-containing protein translates to MTDETPSLLEFPCDFPIKAMGPQIPEFRARVIEILAAHLEVDEARLSERPSSNGRYLAITYVARAENQEQLDAIYRELTACELVAMAL, encoded by the coding sequence ATGACCGACGAAACCCCAAGCCTCCTCGAGTTTCCCTGCGATTTTCCCATCAAGGCCATGGGTCCGCAGATCCCGGAGTTTCGCGCGCGGGTGATCGAGATCCTGGCGGCGCATCTCGAGGTGGACGAGGCGCGCCTGAGTGAGCGACCCAGCAGCAACGGGCGCTATCTCGCCATCACCTACGTGGCCCGGGCCGAGAACCAGGAACAGCTCGACGCCATCTACCGCGAGCTCACCGCCTGCGAGCTGGTGGCCATGGCCCTGTAG
- the lipB gene encoding lipoyl(octanoyl) transferase LipB: protein MTTDIVVRHLGRRDYPPILEAMQRFTAGRDENTPDELWIVEHPPVFTLGQAGKREHLLNPGEIPVIQVDRGGQVTYHGPGQVVIYLLLDLRRRGLGVRELVTRMEQAVIDLLAEEGIAARARADAPGVYVGEAKIAALGLRVKRGRSYHGLALNVAMDLEPFTRINPCGYAGLATTQLADLGVAADWDTMADRLCGSLLRRLG from the coding sequence ATCACCACCGACATCGTCGTCAGGCACCTCGGGCGACGGGACTACCCGCCCATCCTCGAGGCCATGCAGCGCTTCACCGCCGGGCGCGACGAGAACACCCCGGACGAGCTGTGGATCGTCGAGCACCCGCCGGTCTTCACCCTGGGCCAGGCCGGCAAGCGGGAGCACCTGCTGAACCCGGGTGAGATCCCGGTGATCCAGGTCGATCGGGGCGGGCAGGTGACCTACCACGGGCCGGGGCAGGTGGTGATCTACCTCCTGCTGGACCTCCGGCGGCGCGGGCTCGGCGTGCGCGAGCTGGTTACCCGCATGGAGCAGGCGGTGATCGACCTGCTGGCCGAGGAGGGCATCGCAGCCCGGGCGCGGGCCGACGCCCCGGGTGTCTATGTGGGCGAGGCCAAGATCGCGGCCCTGGGCCTGCGCGTGAAGCGCGGGCGCAGCTATCACGGCCTGGCCTTGAACGTGGCCATGGACCTCGAGCCCTTCACCCGCATCAACCCCTGCGGTTACGCAGGCCTCGCGACGACACAGCTCGCCGATCTGGGTGTGGCGGCCGACTGGGACACCATGGCCGACAGATTGTGTGGGAGTCTGTTGCGCCGTCTGGGTTAG
- the lipA gene encoding lipoyl synthase: MSDKPQGVIRGEKLRGAEKMARIPVKIEPTEKVQRKPAWIRARSHASPRVQQLKKVLREMRLHTVCEEAACPNLGECFDHGTATFLIMGDICTRRCPFCDVAHGRPNPLDPEEPRHLAETIQAMGLNYVVITSVDRDDLRDGGAGHFVECIRHTRELNPDIRIEILVPDFRGRMDVALAILDNAPPDVFNHNLETVPRLYRQARPGSDYAWSLDLIRQFKARHPSVPTKSGIMLGLGETLAEVEQVMQDLRDHDCDMLTLGQYLQPSRHHLPVERFVSPEEFDRLREIGEAMGFSHVASGPMVRSSYHADQQAAGLAGG, from the coding sequence ATGAGTGACAAGCCGCAGGGCGTGATCCGGGGCGAGAAGCTGCGCGGGGCCGAGAAGATGGCCCGCATCCCGGTCAAGATCGAGCCCACCGAGAAGGTACAGCGCAAGCCGGCATGGATTCGTGCCCGGTCGCACGCGAGTCCGCGCGTGCAGCAGCTGAAGAAGGTGCTGCGCGAGATGCGCCTGCACACCGTCTGCGAGGAGGCCGCCTGCCCGAATCTGGGCGAGTGCTTCGATCACGGCACGGCCACCTTTCTCATCATGGGCGACATCTGCACTCGTCGCTGCCCGTTCTGCGACGTCGCCCACGGCCGGCCGAACCCGCTCGATCCCGAGGAGCCGCGCCACCTGGCCGAGACCATCCAGGCCATGGGGCTCAACTACGTCGTCATCACCTCCGTGGACCGTGACGACCTGCGCGACGGCGGCGCCGGCCACTTCGTCGAGTGCATCCGTCACACCCGCGAGCTGAATCCGGACATCCGCATTGAGATCCTGGTGCCGGACTTCCGCGGCCGCATGGACGTGGCACTGGCGATACTGGACAACGCCCCGCCGGACGTCTTCAACCACAACCTCGAGACCGTGCCGCGCCTCTACCGGCAGGCGCGGCCGGGGTCGGACTACGCCTGGTCGCTGGACCTCATCCGGCAGTTCAAGGCGCGGCACCCGTCGGTGCCCACCAAGTCCGGCATCATGCTCGGCCTGGGCGAGACGCTGGCGGAGGTCGAACAGGTGATGCAGGACCTGCGCGATCACGACTGCGACATGCTCACGCTGGGCCAGTACCTGCAGCCGAGCCGGCATCACCTGCCGGTGGAACGTTTCGTCTCCCCCGAGGAGTTCGACCGCCTGCGCGAGATCGGCGAGGCGATGGGCTTCAGCCATGTCGCCTCCGGCCCCATGGTGCGCTCCTCCTACCATGCCGACCAGCAGGCGGCCGGGCTGGCCGGGGGCTGA
- a CDS encoding YdcF family protein: MVARLVETLILPPGGPLLLALAGLLLVRLYPRPGRTMLVLGLALSWALSTPLVAYGLIDALQYRYPTIQPAEVTGDRIVVLGAGRQREATEYGGHDVPSAFALERLRYGVYLLRETDGQLILTGGRLHPDERESEALLSARVLVQDYGIGVVQLEEQSRNTCENAFNAGRLLELDRVGRATVVTHAWHMPRAMWCFDRAGIPAQAAPTGLVRPGGGERGVFALLPSARALLHTRIALHELVGMLWYRLVY; this comes from the coding sequence ATGGTCGCACGCCTCGTCGAGACCCTGATCCTGCCACCCGGTGGGCCGCTGCTGCTGGCACTGGCCGGCCTGCTGCTGGTGCGCCTCTACCCCCGACCCGGTCGCACGATGCTGGTGCTGGGTCTGGCCCTGTCCTGGGCCCTGAGCACGCCACTGGTTGCCTATGGTCTCATCGACGCCCTGCAGTATCGCTACCCGACCATCCAGCCCGCCGAGGTCACCGGTGACCGCATCGTCGTGCTCGGTGCCGGGCGCCAGCGCGAGGCCACGGAATATGGCGGCCACGACGTGCCCTCCGCCTTCGCGCTGGAACGCCTGCGCTACGGGGTGTATCTGCTGCGCGAGACGGACGGCCAGCTCATCCTCACCGGTGGGCGCTTACACCCGGACGAACGGGAGAGCGAGGCCCTGCTGAGTGCGCGCGTGCTCGTCCAGGACTACGGCATCGGCGTGGTCCAGCTGGAAGAACAGAGCCGCAACACCTGCGAGAACGCCTTCAATGCCGGTCGGCTGCTCGAGCTGGACCGCGTCGGGCGCGCCACGGTCGTCACCCATGCCTGGCACATGCCGCGCGCCATGTGGTGCTTCGACCGTGCCGGCATTCCCGCCCAGGCGGCCCCCACCGGCCTGGTCCGCCCGGGGGGTGGCGAGCGCGGCGTCTTTGCCCTGCTGCCCTCGGCGCGGGCACTGCTCCATACGCGCATCGCGCTGCACGAGCTGGTCGGGATGCTCTGGTATCGGCTGGTGTACTGA